CGGATAAGTTCTTTATGCTCGCATTGCTCTGCATGGGTGCTGCAGTCTTACTCCTGACATATGAAATTGTGTAGGCGGTGTGATGGCTCCATCTGGCCGTAAGCAGTCCTTCAATATTGCACGCAACAATCTACAAGTAGTTCATAGTTCCAATGGCAGACCTATATGTTTATTGGGGTTGCCATGGAATCTGCGTCGAAATTGCTTACACACTGAGTGACACAGAAAGAAAAACGACTTAGGAATTTCTCCCTAAGTCGTTGATGTACGACTCGACACATAGTTAACACTTTATACCGGACACATACTTTACAGTTTTTGGCATAGGAGGGACCACTCTATGCCGTGGAATGAAAGTACGAAGATGGATGAAAAGCTCAAATTTGTGTCGCGTTACCTCGATGGCGAGAAAATTACTACCCTGTGCCAGGAGTTTGGAATCTCCCGAGTGACGGGCCATAAGATCATTGATCGGTATAAAGACAGTGGTTTGGAGGCCTTTACCGATCGCAGTAGACGACCCTTTCGGCAAGCCAATCGCTTGCCCTTCCAGGTCGAGCAATTGATTGTGAATCTGAAAAAAGAGTTCCCCACCTGGGGCGCTCCTAAACTGCGCGACCGCATCCACACCCACTATCCAGAACTGGCATTGCCTGCCAAGAGTACGGTACATGCAGTTCTCGATCGCCATGGTCTAGTGAAGAAGAAACGGATGCGCCGCCATCCCAAGCTTACCGGGACCAACTTATCCGATCTCAAAGAGCCCAATGCCCTATGGTGCGTGGATTACAAGGGCGAATTTATGTTCGGTAATAAGCGGTACTGCTATCCCTTAACCGTAACGGACTATGCCTCTCGCTTTTTGATTTGCTGTGAAGGTTTGGAGAGTACTCGTGAAGCGCAGGCTTTTACCGTGTTTGAACAACTCTTTAAAGAGTATGGACTGCCAGGTTCAATCCGCTCAGACAACGGCGTGCCCTTTGCCTGCGCTAATGCGCTCTATGGTTTAAGTAGTCTATCGGTATGGTGGTTGCGCTTAGGCATTGGGATTGAGCGCATTAAGCCCGGCAATCCCCAGCAAAATGGCCGCCATGAACGCATGCATTTAACACTCAAGCAAGCGACGACTAAACCCCCAGCCAAAACGATGTTGCAACAACAAGATAAGTTCGAAGACTTTATCCATGAGTACAACTATGAGCGTCCCCATCAAGCACTAGAGATGAAAAAACCGGCACAGCTCTATGTTCCTTCGACCCGAAAATATGAAGGGCTACCCGATGTGAGTTATCCCTTCCACGATAAGACAGTGACCGTGACTAACTGCGGACGCATCTGCCTTGATGGTAAGAAGATTCACTTTAGTACGGTGTTCGCTGGTCATGACGTGGGCCTGCGACAAGTCGAAGACGACGTGTGGTTAGTGAGCTTTATGGATTACGATATGGCTTACTTTGATATGGAGTCTTCAAGGGTACAAGCCCTAGAAAACCCATTTGGTCCCAAAGTATTGGGGATGTGATTGGTAAATGTGTAAACCATGTGGTCGGTACCGGACGTAAAGCATGTGTCCGGTACGTACCTTTTATTTCTGGTGGGCCCACCAGGACTTGAACCTGGGACCAAAGGATTCCGGTTTGTGTAGCTTTCACTACTCCCTGGACTATGCCTTCATCATATTGATTGCTCAACTTAGATGGGTGCCGTCTAGTCTCTACACGTTCAAAGTATTTCTACTAAGCTTCGCTCGGCGTTAGCTTGTGCAGCTTTTGGCTGCCTTTA
Above is a genomic segment from Polynucleobacter wuianus containing:
- a CDS encoding integrase core domain-containing protein, producing the protein MPWNESTKMDEKLKFVSRYLDGEKITTLCQEFGISRVTGHKIIDRYKDSGLEAFTDRSRRPFRQANRLPFQVEQLIVNLKKEFPTWGAPKLRDRIHTHYPELALPAKSTVHAVLDRHGLVKKKRMRRHPKLTGTNLSDLKEPNALWCVDYKGEFMFGNKRYCYPLTVTDYASRFLICCEGLESTREAQAFTVFEQLFKEYGLPGSIRSDNGVPFACANALYGLSSLSVWWLRLGIGIERIKPGNPQQNGRHERMHLTLKQATTKPPAKTMLQQQDKFEDFIHEYNYERPHQALEMKKPAQLYVPSTRKYEGLPDVSYPFHDKTVTVTNCGRICLDGKKIHFSTVFAGHDVGLRQVEDDVWLVSFMDYDMAYFDMESSRVQALENPFGPKVLGM